TATCTTCATCTGTAGCAGTATGAGGTTCACCATATGCGTTTAAACGCTCTTGTAAGGTCGTTTGGCGGGCGAGTTCATCTGCCCTTAAAATACCTGCTTTAAACTCTTCTGGTTCACCGCAAAGAATTAAAAACTTTTGAGCACGTGTAATTCCTGTATAAAGAAGATTACGTTTTAACATTTTCCGGTGAGCACGCACGATTGGCATAATGACAATCGGAAATTCGCTTCCTTGTGACTTATGAATGGAGCAACAATAAGAAAGTGTAATTTGATTTAAGTCTTTTCTTTCATAGGTCACTTCGATGCCATCATAAGAGACGACAAGTAGTTCTTTTTTATCGACCGTTTCATTTGCTTTAATAATGCTAATAACTTCCCCCATATCGCCGTTAAACACGTTGCTTTCCGGTTGATTGACAAGTTGAAGCACTTTGTCGCCTATCCGGTAAACAACGTCTCCAAATGTTACTTCCTTTCGTTTAGAGCTCGGGGGATTCACCATTTTTTGAATCATTTTATTTAAGCCGTCAATGCCTGCAGGACCTTTATACATCGGCGCCAACACTTGGATATCTTTTATGCTATGCCCTTTCGAAATTGCATTATCGATAATTTGATGTACGGCATCCAAAATCCGGTCCGCACTTGCTGCTATAAAAGAACGGTCAGATGTTTTACCAACGATGTTAGTAGACCACTCTGAACGTTTTATCATATGGGCCATTTCAATAATTGTGGAGCCTGCACTTTGACGATAAATTTCTGTTAGTTCGACTACTGGAATCACGTTAGATTCCAACATATCCTTTAGCACTTGACCTGGTCCGACGGAAGGCAATTGATCTTGGTCACCGACAAATAAAATTTGTACGTCTTTTGGGAGTGCTTTTAAAAGCTGGTGGCCTAGCCATGTATCGACCATAGACATTTCATCGATAATGACGAGTTTCCCTTCGATTTCTCGGTCGGTTTCTTCTTCTTTTTGCTGGCCTGTGAAACCGAGTAGACGATGGATTGTCATCGCAGGTAGTTCCGTCGATTCGGACATCCGTTTCGCTGCTCTTCCAGTCGGAGCGGCTAAAATAATCGGGAAGGCTTCTTTCTTTTTTGCATATTCTGCTGGATCTAAAGACAAACCATGAAGTTCCGCAAAAACTTCCACAAACCCTCGAATTACCGTTGTCTTCCCTGTACCTGGACCACCTGTTAAAATCATCGCGGGTGAATGGAGCGCTTTTTCAATAGCAGCTACTTGTGTTTCCGCATAATTGACGCCAAGACGCTCTTCCACTTCACCGATTGCTGAACGGATTTCTGAAACTGGAAATTGATCTTCAGACCCATTACTCATAATTTCTTGTATTTTTGACGCAAAGCCTATTTCCGAAAAATATAATGACGGGGTGTATAGCCTTTGTTTTTCGGCAGATAACTTTCCCTCTTCTACGAGTTCAATGATCGCTTGTGAAATACTACTATAGGGAATTTCCATAGATTGACTCATTTCAAGCATGCGCTTTACTTCAGGTAAAGCGACTTCCCCTTCTACATACACATGTCCTTCCGATTGCACAACTTCATTAATCGTATATAAAATGGCAGCTTTAATTCTAGAAGGGTGATTGCCTGTTATCCCTAAGTGTCGACCGAGTTCATCGGCCCGTTGAAAACCGACGCCCTCAATTTCCTCTGTCAACCGGTATGGATTTTCAGTTAATAGTTCAATTGTTTCTTCACGGTACGCTTGATAGATTCGCATGGCTACTTTCGGTCCGAAGCCCCATTCATTCAACTGAATAATCGTTCGTTCTAATCCCATGTTTTGTTGCAAAACAGAGACAAGGGTAGCCTTCCGTTCTTCTGTTAAACGGGGAACTTTATCCAAAACAGTTGCATCATTTAATATTTTATTAATGGCATCTGTCCCAAGTGTTTCAACGATGGTGGAAGCAGTTTTCGCCCCAATTCCTGGAAACAAGTCACCCGATAAATACTGAACAAGTCCCGTTTCTGTTCCAGGCATTTCTTTCGTAAAAGTATGGACATCAAACTGGGCACCGTACGTTGGATGATTCACAAGTCTACCAATAAATTTATAATCTT
This window of the Sporosarcina pasteurii genome carries:
- a CDS encoding ATP-dependent RecD-like DNA helicase; the protein is MESQTEELYIIGRPFVTIFHNADNLFTICKCSITKTNCDYDEKEIVVKGNFPQLAPEEDYKFIGRLVNHPTYGAQFDVHTFTKEMPGTETGLVQYLSGDLFPGIGAKTASTIVETLGTDAINKILNDATVLDKVPRLTEERKATLVSVLQQNMGLERTIIQLNEWGFGPKVAMRIYQAYREETIELLTENPYRLTEEIEGVGFQRADELGRHLGITGNHPSRIKAAILYTINEVVQSEGHVYVEGEVALPEVKRMLEMSQSMEIPYSSISQAIIELVEEGKLSAEKQRLYTPSLYFSEIGFASKIQEIMSNGSEDQFPVSEIRSAIGEVEERLGVNYAETQVAAIEKALHSPAMILTGGPGTGKTTVIRGFVEVFAELHGLSLDPAEYAKKKEAFPIILAAPTGRAAKRMSESTELPAMTIHRLLGFTGQQKEEETDREIEGKLVIIDEMSMVDTWLGHQLLKALPKDVQILFVGDQDQLPSVGPGQVLKDMLESNVIPVVELTEIYRQSAGSTIIEMAHMIKRSEWSTNIVGKTSDRSFIAASADRILDAVHQIIDNAISKGHSIKDIQVLAPMYKGPAGIDGLNKMIQKMVNPPSSKRKEVTFGDVVYRIGDKVLQLVNQPESNVFNGDMGEVISIIKANETVDKKELLVVSYDGIEVTYERKDLNQITLSYCCSIHKSQGSEFPIVIMPIVRAHRKMLKRNLLYTGITRAQKFLILCGEPEEFKAGILRADELARQTTLQERLNAYGEPHTATDEDSEETLEVEQEEVEKNYELTTDNILAIDPMIGMAGITPYAYVQDVD